A portion of the Cyanobium sp. PCC 7001 genome contains these proteins:
- a CDS encoding phospholipase D-like domain-containing protein has translation MLAGCSAVARLGGQPPQRPPLPEGFRVVFNHRLGARYRSPITGQWRAGDDLEAFLLENVRQARRSILVAVQELSLPRLAEALVEQRRKGVRVQVVLENNYSAPWSEQHAADLTPHQRQRQTQLQALGWGDAVAILRRGGVPMLDDTADGSAGSGLMHHKFLVIDGQVVVTGSANFTASGIHGDPGAPQTRGNVNHLLRIESEELASLFSDEFRRLWGDGPGGQADSRFGIAKESGGLRTVQVGGTTVSVLFAPHRRRDPNHGLQLLETLLLNTRQRADLALFVFSEQRLATALGQLQAQGVAIRLLADPGFATRSFSEVLDLLGLALPDHRCGIEANNAPLKQALEGVGTPRLAAGDKMHHKVAVLDQRTVITGSFNWSPAGVHTQLR, from the coding sequence GTGCTCGCCGGGTGCAGTGCCGTGGCGCGGCTCGGCGGGCAGCCGCCACAGCGCCCTCCCCTGCCGGAGGGGTTCCGCGTGGTCTTCAACCACCGGCTCGGCGCCCGTTACCGCAGTCCCATCACGGGCCAGTGGCGCGCCGGCGACGACCTGGAGGCCTTCCTGCTGGAGAACGTGCGTCAGGCCAGACGAAGCATCCTGGTGGCGGTGCAGGAGCTATCGCTCCCCCGCCTGGCGGAGGCCCTGGTGGAGCAGCGGCGCAAGGGCGTGCGGGTTCAGGTGGTACTGGAGAACAACTACAGCGCTCCTTGGTCGGAGCAGCATGCCGCCGATCTGACCCCGCACCAGCGGCAGCGGCAGACCCAGCTGCAGGCCCTGGGCTGGGGGGATGCGGTGGCCATCCTGCGCAGGGGCGGCGTGCCCATGCTCGATGACACCGCCGATGGCAGCGCCGGCAGCGGCCTGATGCACCACAAGTTCCTGGTCATCGATGGGCAGGTGGTGGTCACGGGCTCCGCCAACTTCACGGCCTCCGGCATTCACGGCGATCCGGGTGCCCCCCAGACCCGCGGCAATGTGAACCACCTGCTCCGGATCGAGAGCGAGGAGCTGGCCAGCCTGTTCAGCGACGAGTTCCGTCGCCTCTGGGGCGACGGCCCCGGCGGCCAGGCGGACAGCCGCTTCGGCATCGCCAAGGAGAGTGGTGGCCTCCGGACGGTGCAGGTGGGCGGGACCACGGTGAGCGTGCTGTTCGCCCCCCATCGCCGCCGCGATCCCAACCACGGCCTGCAGCTGCTGGAGACCCTGCTGCTGAACACGCGGCAGCGCGCTGATCTGGCGCTGTTCGTGTTTTCCGAGCAGCGGCTGGCCACGGCCCTGGGGCAGTTGCAGGCGCAGGGTGTGGCCATCCGCCTGCTGGCCGATCCAGGCTTTGCCACCCGATCGTTCAGCGAAGTGCTCGATCTGCTGGGGTTGGCCCTGCCGGATCACCGTTGCGGCATCGAGGCGAACAATGCTCCCCTGAAGCAGGCACTCGAAGGGGTGGGCACACCGCGCCTGGCTGCCGGCGACAAGATGCACCACAAAGTCGCCGTTCTCGATCAGCGCACCGTGATCACGGGATCCTTCAACTGGAGCCCTGCGGGAGTTCACACACAGTTGAGATAG
- a CDS encoding DUF4912 domain-containing protein, with protein sequence MTLRQLRQIASDLGVTLYSRKSKDELVAEISARKDEPGEEISSAPASAEVPLDEPPPLKSIEASMPPAPRPTAETSVVFLPRDPQWAYVFWDISEEDRAAAFAAGASQLCLRVADVTGLSGGSAHPHTLQEVVVDSHATEWYLPVPLSDRDYRVELGYRKGSGGGWISLAFSSVARVPALHPSDQILDQFVPFTLEANAPAAVAAPTPAAAPADTGLHERLYQTATSQWRRISRGSEAFHELDSSGLDSSELNASGLGIWASGRSDSGIGGVAPRQRSFWLVADAELIVYGATDPSAKLSIGGEDVPLSADGTFRVQVPFRDGRQIYPIEAVAADGVQKRNITLEFSRNTPEDNSNPADQAVAEWF encoded by the coding sequence ATGACTCTGAGGCAGCTGCGCCAGATCGCCAGCGATCTGGGCGTGACCCTCTACAGCCGCAAGTCAAAAGATGAGCTTGTGGCCGAGATCAGCGCCCGCAAGGACGAGCCCGGCGAGGAGATCAGCAGCGCTCCTGCCTCAGCCGAAGTGCCGCTGGACGAGCCGCCTCCCCTCAAGAGCATCGAGGCCTCCATGCCTCCGGCTCCCCGCCCCACGGCCGAAACCAGCGTGGTGTTCCTGCCCCGCGATCCCCAGTGGGCGTATGTGTTCTGGGACATTTCGGAGGAGGATCGCGCCGCCGCCTTCGCCGCCGGTGCCAGCCAGCTCTGCCTGCGCGTGGCGGACGTGACGGGGCTCTCCGGTGGGTCGGCCCATCCCCACACGCTCCAGGAGGTGGTCGTCGACAGCCACGCCACCGAGTGGTACCTGCCGGTTCCCCTGAGCGATCGCGATTACCGCGTGGAGCTCGGTTACCGCAAGGGATCCGGGGGAGGCTGGATCTCCCTGGCCTTCTCCTCGGTGGCCCGGGTGCCTGCCCTCCACCCCAGCGACCAGATTCTCGACCAGTTCGTGCCCTTCACCCTGGAGGCGAACGCCCCCGCCGCCGTGGCGGCTCCCACACCGGCGGCTGCTCCGGCCGACACCGGCCTGCACGAGCGCCTCTACCAGACCGCCACGTCCCAATGGCGGCGCATCAGCCGGGGTTCGGAAGCCTTCCATGAACTCGACAGCAGCGGGCTGGACTCCTCCGAACTGAATGCCTCCGGTCTGGGGATCTGGGCCAGCGGGCGCAGTGACTCCGGCATCGGTGGGGTGGCACCCCGGCAGCGCTCCTTCTGGCTGGTGGCCGATGCCGAGCTGATCGTGTACGGCGCCACCGATCCTTCCGCCAAGCTCAGCATCGGAGGCGAGGATGTGCCCCTCTCCGCCGATGGCACCTTCCGGGTGCAGGTGCCCTTCCGCGACGGACGCCAGATCTATCCGATCGAAGCGGTGGCCGCCGACGGGGTGCAGAAGCGCAACATCACCCTCGAGTTCAGCCGCAACACCCCGGAAGACAACAGCAATCCCGCCGATCAGGCGGTGGCTGAGTGGTTCTGA
- a CDS encoding phycobilisome rod-core linker polypeptide: MALPLLKYAPTTQNSRVNALRVGSDEDPKAVSMDKAMDREDQNFVIEAAYRQIFFHAFKVDRDRTLESQLRDGQITVRDFIRSLCLSDTFNRSFYNLNSNYRVARHLVEKLLGRPTHGKSEEIAWSAVLMTRGVKGMVDDILNSQEYLDAFGYDTVPYHRNRVVGSRDLGETPFNITTPRYDAYYRSILGFPQVVYTGTARAYPERARQRRGGFPEDYLPWVRSLPAMRASSAAATADINYLAKVPYRSIGR; this comes from the coding sequence GTGGCCCTGCCCCTCCTGAAGTACGCGCCCACCACCCAGAACTCGCGCGTGAACGCTCTGCGGGTGGGTTCGGATGAGGATCCCAAGGCCGTCTCCATGGACAAGGCCATGGATCGCGAAGATCAGAATTTCGTGATCGAAGCGGCCTACCGCCAGATCTTCTTCCACGCCTTCAAGGTCGACCGCGACCGCACGCTGGAGTCCCAGCTGCGCGACGGGCAGATCACCGTGCGGGATTTCATCCGCTCCCTCTGCCTGTCCGACACCTTCAACCGCAGCTTCTACAACCTCAACAGCAACTACCGGGTGGCCCGCCATCTGGTGGAGAAACTGCTGGGCCGCCCCACCCACGGCAAGTCCGAGGAGATCGCCTGGTCTGCCGTGCTCATGACCCGCGGCGTCAAGGGGATGGTGGACGACATCCTCAACTCCCAGGAGTACCTGGACGCCTTCGGCTACGACACCGTGCCTTACCACCGCAACCGCGTGGTGGGCAGCCGTGACCTGGGCGAGACGCCCTTCAACATCACCACCCCGCGCTACGACGCCTACTACCGCAGCATCCTGGGGTTCCCTCAGGTGGTGTACACCGGCACCGCCAGGGCCTACCCGGAGCGCGCCCGCCAGCGCCGCGGAGGCTTCCCCGAGGACTACCTTCCCTGGGTGCGCAGCCTGCCGGCGATGCGAGCCAGCAGCGCGGCGGCCACCGCCGACATCAACTACCTGGCGAAGGTCCCTTACCGCAGCATCGGCCGCTGA
- a CDS encoding phycobiliprotein lyase → MTDAIADAISFFRLSCGRWRSQRSSHHLLHRRAEAGGSWIEVVELAADDPRLIAIATLHGQDPAALVGGCRVTWNASMAWDKAGEAHEGDSLFGLIPTDASGRTGLLLRDRGYAETAPVAGHFAMDERDGLLLTTSYETMNSLERFSFAGPNVRLRTSTVEGLSNTASFCVETRILASEVASAAAPSAPATAAPLSPLGW, encoded by the coding sequence GTGACGGATGCCATCGCCGATGCCATCAGCTTCTTCCGGCTGAGCTGCGGCCGCTGGCGCTCCCAGCGCAGCAGCCACCACCTGCTGCACCGCCGCGCCGAGGCGGGGGGATCCTGGATCGAGGTGGTGGAGCTGGCCGCCGACGATCCCCGCCTGATCGCCATCGCCACGCTGCACGGCCAGGATCCTGCCGCTCTGGTGGGGGGATGCCGGGTCACCTGGAATGCCTCGATGGCCTGGGACAAGGCGGGCGAGGCCCACGAAGGCGACAGCTTGTTCGGCCTGATCCCCACCGACGCCAGCGGCCGCACCGGTCTGCTGCTGCGCGACCGGGGCTACGCGGAAACCGCGCCAGTGGCGGGCCACTTCGCCATGGATGAGCGGGACGGCCTGCTGCTCACCACCAGCTACGAAACGATGAACAGCCTGGAGCGGTTCAGCTTCGCCGGCCCCAACGTGCGGCTGCGCACCAGCACCGTGGAAGGGCTGTCGAACACCGCCTCGTTCTGCGTGGAGACCCGGATCCTGGCGAGCGAGGTGGCGTCGGCTGCAGCCCCGTCAGCCCCGGCGACGGCCGCTCCCCTGTCGCCGCTGGGATGGTGA
- a CDS encoding DMT family transporter: MALGVAAALAAALCWTLASLLWRRLPTSLGAGQLNLLKNLLALAMLAPVLLLGSRGGGGPAGGTAHPTVLLCLSGVLGIALGDSLFFAALRRLGTRRTLTFEAGGPGLTGAAAGLVLGETPAPGQWLGIALISLALLLVARQSEEPPPGSLAAQQGAGLLLALGALLGGSGGALLARAALQGGMVAPMAAAAIRLAAASLVMLPLLPGLLQRLRRPQLGPWPSRRRWPLVLVATLLGTTAGIALQQLALSRLPAGLAVALLATAPVMAVVLAPLEGDRPRVGGWLAAISALAGVVLVVR; the protein is encoded by the coding sequence GTGGCACTCGGTGTGGCGGCAGCCCTGGCGGCGGCCCTCTGCTGGACCCTCGCCAGCCTGCTCTGGCGGCGCCTGCCCACCTCCCTGGGGGCCGGCCAGCTGAACCTGCTCAAGAACCTGCTGGCCCTGGCGATGCTGGCTCCCGTGCTGCTCCTGGGCAGTCGAGGCGGCGGTGGGCCGGCGGGCGGGACAGCCCATCCCACCGTGCTGCTCTGCCTGAGTGGCGTTCTGGGCATCGCCCTGGGAGACAGCCTCTTCTTCGCCGCCCTGCGCCGGCTCGGCACCAGGCGCACGCTCACCTTCGAGGCGGGAGGCCCTGGCCTCACCGGCGCGGCCGCCGGACTGGTGCTGGGGGAAACACCGGCCCCCGGCCAGTGGCTCGGCATCGCCCTGATCAGCCTCGCCCTGCTGCTGGTGGCCCGCCAGAGCGAGGAACCGCCGCCGGGATCGCTGGCGGCCCAGCAGGGCGCCGGATTGCTGCTTGCCCTGGGCGCGCTGCTGGGGGGCAGCGGGGGGGCGCTGCTGGCCCGGGCGGCGCTGCAGGGCGGCATGGTGGCGCCCATGGCGGCGGCCGCGATCCGTCTGGCGGCCGCCAGCCTGGTGATGCTGCCGCTGCTGCCGGGGCTGCTGCAGCGCCTGCGCCGGCCCCAGCTCGGGCCCTGGCCATCCCGCCGCCGCTGGCCGCTGGTGCTGGTCGCCACCCTGCTGGGCACCACGGCCGGCATCGCCCTGCAGCAGCTGGCCCTCAGCCGGCTGCCAGCCGGTCTGGCCGTGGCTCTGCTGGCCACCGCGCCGGTGATGGCTGTTGTGCTGGCACCGCTGGAGGGCGACCGTCCCCGTGTGGGCGGCTGGCTGGCCGCGATCAGTGCCCTGGCGGGGGTTGTGCTGGTGGTGCGTTGA
- the sufR gene encoding iron-sulfur cluster biosynthesis transcriptional regulator SufR → MRPITAPHTTAGPSDAAAPAAGEASAAAVHPLAPGSTRDAALALLLRLGHATAATLAKSLGVSVQVMRRHLRALEDEGLVASSAASEGPGRPTNHWQLTARGQDQFPDGSEAFAVGLLQSMVQTLPAETLRQLLAQQGSEQARIYRSQVGEGCLQERLERLVDLRRREGYVAECSPHPDGESWVIQEFHCSVMRIAEQFPCVCDQELRLIRETFPDCRVDRVQWRLEEGHSCGFRLQPHQPG, encoded by the coding sequence ATGCGTCCAATCACCGCCCCCCACACCACAGCTGGTCCCTCTGACGCGGCGGCGCCTGCAGCCGGCGAGGCATCGGCGGCGGCGGTCCATCCCCTGGCACCCGGCTCCACCCGAGACGCCGCCCTGGCGCTGCTGCTGCGCCTCGGCCACGCCACGGCCGCCACCCTCGCCAAAAGCCTCGGCGTGTCCGTTCAGGTGATGCGGCGCCATCTGCGCGCCCTTGAAGACGAAGGACTGGTGGCGTCCAGTGCCGCCTCCGAGGGGCCGGGCCGTCCGACCAACCACTGGCAGCTCACGGCCCGCGGGCAGGATCAGTTCCCGGACGGCAGCGAGGCCTTCGCCGTGGGTCTGCTGCAGTCGATGGTGCAGACCCTGCCCGCCGAAACCCTGCGCCAGCTCCTGGCCCAGCAAGGCAGCGAGCAGGCGCGGATCTACCGAAGCCAGGTGGGCGAGGGTTGCCTCCAGGAACGGCTGGAGCGGCTGGTGGATCTGCGCCGGCGCGAGGGGTACGTGGCCGAGTGCTCCCCCCACCCCGACGGCGAGTCGTGGGTGATTCAGGAGTTCCACTGCTCCGTGATGCGCATCGCCGAGCAGTTCCCCTGCGTCTGCGACCAGGAGCTGCGGCTGATTCGTGAAACCTTCCCGGACTGCCGCGTGGACCGGGTGCAGTGGCGGCTCGAGGAAGGCCATTCCTGCGGATTCCGCCTGCAACCCCACCAGCCCGGCTGA
- a CDS encoding ferredoxin-thioredoxin reductase catalytic domain-containing protein, whose product MSDTPASNPAPSSDSLEVIRKFAETYAQRTGTYFCSDPGVTAVVLEGLARHKDELGGALCPCRHYEDKEAEVAQAFWNCPCVPMRERKECHCMLFLTEDNPFRGEKQSITLDEVKSLTAG is encoded by the coding sequence ATGTCCGACACCCCTGCGAGCAACCCCGCACCCAGTTCCGACAGCCTGGAGGTGATCCGCAAGTTCGCCGAGACCTACGCCCAGCGCACGGGAACCTATTTCTGCAGCGATCCCGGGGTGACCGCGGTGGTGCTCGAGGGCCTGGCCCGTCACAAGGATGAGCTCGGCGGCGCCCTGTGCCCCTGCCGCCACTACGAGGACAAGGAAGCCGAGGTGGCGCAGGCGTTCTGGAACTGCCCCTGTGTGCCGATGCGCGAGCGCAAGGAGTGCCACTGCATGCTCTTCCTCACCGAGGACAACCCTTTCCGGGGTGAGAAGCAGAGCATCACGCTCGACGAAGTCAAATCCCTCACCGCCGGCTGA
- the sufB gene encoding Fe-S cluster assembly protein SufB produces the protein MSTATVGDLVSQPYKYGFVTDIETDKIAKGLSEDVVRLISAKKNEPEFLLDFRLRAFRHWLTMVEPDWAALGYPRIDYQDIIYYAAPRQQDKKSSLDEVDPKLLETFDKLGIPLSEQKRLSNVAVDAVFDSVSIATTFKEQLAEHGVIFCSISEAVKDHPDLIEAYLGTVVPTNDNFFAALNSAVFSDGSFVFIPKGVECPMELSTYFRINSGDTGQFERTLIVAEEGASVSYLEGCTAPMFDTNQLHAAVVELVALDDASIKYSTVQNWYAGDENGVGGIYNFVTKRGQCRGDRSKISWTQVETGSAITWKYPSCVLQGADSVGEFYSVALTNNHQQADTGTKMIHVGPRTRSTIVSKGISAGHSSNSYRGLVQIGPKAVGARNYSQCDSMLIGDQAAANTYPYIRSQQPDAAVEHEASTCRISEDQLFYLQSRGIGFEEAVSMMVSGFCRDVFNQLPMEFAAEADKLLALKLEGSVG, from the coding sequence ATGTCCACTGCCACCGTCGGAGATCTGGTTTCGCAGCCGTACAAGTACGGCTTTGTCACCGACATCGAAACCGACAAGATTGCCAAGGGCCTCAGTGAGGACGTGGTGCGGCTCATCTCCGCCAAGAAGAATGAGCCCGAGTTTCTGCTCGATTTCAGGCTGAGAGCCTTCCGGCACTGGCTCACGATGGTGGAGCCGGACTGGGCCGCCTTGGGCTACCCCAGGATCGACTACCAGGACATCATCTATTACGCCGCGCCCAGGCAGCAGGACAAGAAGTCCAGCCTGGATGAGGTGGATCCCAAGCTGCTCGAAACCTTTGACAAGCTGGGGATACCTCTGAGCGAGCAGAAGCGGCTGTCCAACGTGGCCGTGGATGCGGTGTTCGACAGTGTGTCGATTGCCACCACCTTCAAGGAGCAGCTGGCCGAGCACGGCGTGATCTTCTGCTCCATCAGTGAGGCCGTCAAGGACCATCCCGACCTGATCGAGGCCTACCTCGGAACCGTGGTGCCGACCAACGACAACTTCTTCGCGGCGCTGAATTCCGCGGTGTTCAGCGACGGCTCCTTCGTGTTCATCCCCAAGGGCGTTGAATGCCCGATGGAGCTCTCCACCTACTTCCGCATCAACTCCGGTGACACGGGCCAGTTTGAGCGCACGTTGATCGTGGCCGAGGAGGGGGCTTCGGTGAGCTACCTCGAGGGCTGCACCGCCCCCATGTTCGACACCAACCAGCTGCACGCCGCGGTGGTGGAGCTCGTGGCTCTTGACGATGCCTCCATCAAGTACTCCACCGTGCAGAACTGGTATGCCGGCGACGAGAACGGAGTCGGCGGCATCTACAACTTCGTGACCAAACGCGGTCAATGCCGCGGTGATCGCAGCAAGATCAGCTGGACCCAGGTGGAAACGGGCTCCGCCATCACCTGGAAGTATCCGAGTTGTGTGCTTCAGGGTGCCGATTCGGTCGGTGAGTTCTATTCCGTGGCCCTCACCAACAACCATCAGCAGGCCGACACCGGCACCAAGATGATCCATGTGGGCCCGCGCACCCGCTCCACCATCGTGAGCAAGGGGATCAGTGCCGGCCATTCCTCCAACAGCTACCGCGGTCTGGTGCAGATCGGTCCCAAGGCGGTGGGTGCCCGCAACTACAGCCAGTGCGATTCGATGCTGATCGGCGATCAGGCCGCGGCCAACACCTACCCCTACATCCGTTCCCAGCAGCCCGATGCTGCCGTGGAGCATGAGGCCAGCACCTGCCGCATCTCCGAAGACCAGCTCTTCTACCTCCAGAGCCGTGGCATCGGTTTCGAAGAGGCCGTTTCGATGATGGTGAGCGGATTCTGCCGCGATGTGTTCAACCAGCTGCCGATGGAATTCGCCGCCGAAGCCGACAAGCTGCTGGCCCTGAAGCTCGAGGGATCCGTGGGCTGA
- the sufC gene encoding Fe-S cluster assembly ATPase SufC — MIRPDAPVLLEIQDLHASVEDQPILKGVNLTIRAGEIHAVMGRNGSGKSTLSKVLAGHPAYTVTGGSVQYRGENLLDLDPEQRARVGLFLGFQYPVEIPGVSNLEFLRVSTNARRAERGEEELDTFAFEDLVKERLKVVQMDPAFLERSVNEGFSGGEKKRNEILQMALLEPVVAILDETDSGLDIDALRIVAGGVNHLASPDNATLLITHYQRLLGLITPDHVHVMAAGRILRSGGKELALELERTGYDWVDQEIARLDGSAERQPVEVG, encoded by the coding sequence GTGATCCGTCCCGACGCCCCGGTTCTGCTTGAGATCCAAGACCTGCATGCCTCGGTGGAGGATCAGCCCATTCTCAAGGGCGTGAACCTCACCATCCGAGCCGGTGAGATCCACGCCGTGATGGGCCGTAACGGCAGCGGCAAGAGCACCCTGTCCAAGGTGCTGGCGGGCCATCCCGCCTACACCGTGACGGGCGGATCGGTGCAGTACCGCGGCGAGAACCTGCTGGACCTGGACCCGGAGCAGCGGGCCAGGGTCGGCCTCTTCCTGGGTTTCCAATATCCCGTGGAGATCCCCGGCGTCAGCAACCTCGAGTTTCTGCGGGTCTCCACCAATGCCCGCCGCGCTGAGCGCGGCGAAGAGGAGCTCGACACGTTCGCCTTCGAGGATCTGGTGAAGGAGCGCCTCAAGGTGGTGCAGATGGATCCCGCCTTCCTCGAGCGCAGCGTGAACGAAGGCTTCAGCGGCGGCGAGAAGAAGCGCAACGAGATCCTGCAGATGGCGCTGCTGGAGCCGGTGGTGGCCATCCTCGATGAAACCGATTCGGGGCTGGACATCGACGCCCTGCGCATCGTGGCCGGCGGAGTGAACCATCTGGCCAGCCCCGACAACGCCACGCTGCTGATCACCCACTACCAGCGTCTGCTCGGTCTGATCACCCCCGACCATGTGCACGTGATGGCCGCCGGCCGGATCCTGCGTAGCGGCGGCAAGGAACTGGCCCTGGAACTGGAGCGCACCGGCTACGACTGGGTGGACCAGGAGATCGCACGGCTCGATGGCTCGGCCGAGCGCCAGCCCGTGGAGGTGGGCTGA